In Oryza sativa Japonica Group chromosome 2, ASM3414082v1, the following are encoded in one genomic region:
- the LOC107275344 gene encoding F-box protein At3g59000 yields the protein MAAATSDHLSGLPDDLLRHIISLLSAKEGAATAVLSRRWRPLWRQAGTVNLDTEPYLYPAAYRGNNFPEHRRSAFVGHALAALAACESPRVLSLRLVSEEIEGGAAEERCAGVVDAVLDAPAAARVEELRVRCAVSWLCEHGSCERSSSSGTWRLRLGSLPCAAATLRVLHANDVGVERLGDGDGGVVLPLLEEMRLVKATVSPETLQGVIDAAPRLANLRDRCIELDVSRLRSFVNERSLPGRFSLTSPAPDLASADLHFHDHRSYGDKDPNNLTVPMWSCLRHLHGVRVLKLQLDFYAEYIAVDADDADDGVLATFPNLEYLELDAHCKDDHDMATELTVASVLRWCPAIRELRLRLSVADAEGRVNVIYNSKRHMIHHARMMRNSFGQDVQTKIYVDVTNITTSSP from the exons atggccgccgccaccagcgacCACCTCTCCGGCCtccccgacgacctcctccGGCACATCATCTCCTTGCTCTCTGCCAAGgaaggcgccgccaccgccgtgctctcGCGGCGTTGGCGTCCGCTGTGGCGCCAGGCGGGCACCGTCAACCTGGACACGGAGCCCTACTTGTACCCGGCAGCGTACAGAGGCAACAACTTCCCGGAGCACAGGCGGAGCGCATTCGTCGGCCACGCGCTGGCCGCCCTCGCCGCGTGCGAGAGCCCGAGGGTCCTGAGCCTTCGCCTCGTGTCGGAGGAGATCGAGGGAGGCGCTGCCGAGGAGAGGTGTGCCGGTGTGGTCGACGCCGTCCTGgacgccccggcggcggcgcgcgtcgaggagctcCGCGTCCGCTGCGCCGTCTCGTGGCTCTGCGAGCACGGCAGCTGCGAGCGCTCGAGCTCCAGCGGAACGTGGCGGCTGCGGCTCGGATCCCTGCCCTGCGCCGCGGCCACGCTCCGCGTTCTGCACGCCAACGACGTCGGCGTCGAacgcctcggcgacggcgacggcggcgtcgtcctcccGCTCCTGGAGGAGATGCGGCTGGTGAAAGCCACCGTGTCACCGGAGACGCTCCAGGGCGTGATCGACGCCGCGCCGAGGCTCGCCAACCT TAGAGATCGCTGCATCGAGCTCGACGTGTCCCGCCTACGCTCCTTCGTAAACGAACGCTCCCTCCCGGGGCGCTTCTCCttgacctcgccggcgccggacctCGCATCCGCCGACCTTCACTTCCACGACCACCGGAGCTATGGCGACAAAGATCCCAACAACTTGACCGTACCCATGTGGAGCTGCCTCCGGCACCTGCACGGCGTGAGGGTCTTGAAGCTGCAGCTGGACTTCTATGCAGAGTACATCGCCGTGGACGCCGACGACGCTGACGACGGCGTCCTCGCCACGTTCCCTAACCTTGAGTACCTCGAGCTTGACGCCCATTGCAAGGATGATCACGACATGGCCACAGAATTGACAGTAGCAAGCGTCCTCCGATGGTGCCCTGCCATCCGTGAGCTACGGCTCAGGTTGTCAGTAGCCGATGCTGAAGGCCGCGTCAATGTGATCTACAACAGCAAACGGCACATGATCCATCACGCAAGAATGATGAGGAACAGCTTTGGACAGGATGTGCAAACCAAAATTTATGTTGATGTGACCAACATTACGACATCCTCGCCGTAG
- the LOC4329379 gene encoding uncharacterized protein, with the protein MRIRRNASRVLGSAYFTTQSEASRAYMSNLPPTSSAPAPVAYGGGGGDLGGPMVTPDDACQLSLSPWDLPYELEDPDPLEAPFDRYMACIPFRASFVSDSDNNDDDQMEVDEDKSWNQVENEEVNDQQQPADHKVDQSGDPAARKMKGKMNESSMVVMEMQDADKQAGVWYCNKNDGKKWHCRNIVDGPKTLCDYHLAKSRSYYTRTGEAGAAASSKSGRAKAPAIAKPKSSSKRTPAGESSAQNNSIAAAAAAAVSVLPTISSQPSKRKASNGLLGGDAYYFYDMFVPYRKKDRGGSSSKQQAGAEEKEILPQDNAVAMEEKMDGKKLYDGVYNSSDYSSDTASDDESDEDYTVGGASKRRTKKRKMKLSVKKVQFSKMTKKRVKERSLKSLL; encoded by the exons ATGCGGATCCGGAGGAACGCCTCCAGGGTGCTCGGGTCAGCCTACTTCACCACACAGTCGGAAGCATCACGCGCATATATGAGCAACCTCCCACCGACATCGTCCGCGCCTGCGCCTGTTGcatatggcggcggcggcggcgatcttgGTGGTCCTATGGTCACTCCAGACGATGCTTGCCAGCTAAGCCTGTCGCCATGGGATCTGCCATATGAGCTCGAAGATCCTGATCCCCTG GAGGCTCCGTTCGACAGGTACATGGCGTGCATCCCTTTTAGGGCAAGCTTTGTGTCCGACAGCGACAACAACGATGATGATCAGATGGAGGTGGACGAAGACAAGAGTTGGAATCAGGTGGAGAATGAGGAGGTGAATGATCAGCAGCAACCAGCTGACCACAAGGTGGACCAAAGTGGTGATCCGGCAGCCAGAAAGATGAAGGGGAAGATGAACGAGAGCAGCATGGTGGTGATGGAGATGCAAGATGCTGACAAGCAGGCTGGTGTTTGGTACTGCAACAAGAATGATGGCAAGAAATGGCACTGCCGAAACATCGTCGACGGGCCCAAGACCCTGTGTGACTACCACCTAGCAAAGAGCCGCTCTTACTACACCCGCACTGGTGAGGCAGGTGCTGCAGCTAGTTCCAAGTCAGGCCGAGCAAAGGCACCAGCTATTGCCAAGCCAAAGTCCAGTTCCAAACGAACTCCAGCAGGTGAGTCAAGTGCTCAAAACAACTctattgcagcagcagcagcagcagcagtgagtGTGCTGCCAACCATCTCCTCCCAGCCATCCAAGAGGAAGGCAAGCAATGGCTTATTAGGTGGTGATGCCTACTATTTCTATGATATGTTCGTCCCATACCGCAAGAAGGATCGTGGTGGTAGCAGCAGCAAACAGCAAGCCGGTGCTGAGGAGAAGGAGATCCTGCCACAAGATAATGCCGTCGCCATGGAAGAGAAAATGGACGGCAAGAAACTGTACGATGGTGTTTACAACTCGTCTGATTACTCCTCGGACACTGCTAGCGACGACGAGAGCGACGAAGACTATACCGTTGGTGGTGCCAGCAAGCGCCGtaccaagaaaaggaaaatgaagCTTTCAGTGAAGAAGGTGCAGTTCTCGAAGATGACGAAGAAGCGTGTGAAAGAACGGTCGCTTAAGTCCCTGCTCTAA